From Brassica oleracea var. oleracea cultivar TO1000 chromosome C3, BOL, whole genome shotgun sequence, a single genomic window includes:
- the LOC106333889 gene encoding probable F-box protein At5g47300, translating to MIHMSDLPEDLIEEILSRVPAASLKRFRTTCKRWNALLKDQGFTEKHFRKAPKQSQVLFGFLGRLKICSLSVNGCPSIEVIDEIRLTDPVYIYEQFVISEVFHCDGLLLCTNHKKTGLVVCNPCTRQARWIKPSNRHKMSDTYTLGSYQDIKSNNISYKILRCDKYEDKARFEIYEFGCNSWRILDVTNDYNLTRYSDAVSWRGKTNWISWDKKERTMVLVSFDYTQERFGVRMRLPYYRSGISTISLSVVGEEKLSVLLLPSHRLRREIWVTNKIDEWNKVFTMDKWKRDWLVNAVSFLFDDEKKAFLCCERLYIPDLCVVGEEDEKLKESGRVYVVGEDKEVKQVNEEAIDVFYDYVPSLVQILKLSQKRKRGD from the coding sequence ATGATACATATGTCGGACCTTCCTGAGGATTTGATAGAGGAGATACTCTCTCGCGTCCCGGCGGCATCTCTGAAACGGTTTCGAACTACTTGCAAACGATGGAACGCTTTATTGAAAGACCAGGGATTCACGGAGAAACACTTTCGTAAAGCTCCAAAGCAGTCTCAGGTTCTCTTCGGGTTTTTAGGTAGATTGAAGATTTGTTCGTTGAGCGTCAATGGATGCCCATCTATAGAGGTCATAGATGAGATCAGACTAACCGACCCTGTTTATATTTATGAACAATTCGTAATTTCTGAAGTCTTCCACTGCGACGGCTTATTATTATGCACTAACCATAAAAAGACTGGACTAGTGGTTTGTAACCCTTGTACACGTCAAGCCAGGTGGATCAAACCCAGTAATCGTCACAAGATGAGCGACACCTATACTCTTGGATCCTACCAAGACATCAAATCCAACAATATTAGCTACAAAATATTGAGATGTGATAAATATGAGGACAAGGCAAGATTCGAAATCTATGAGTTTGGATGTAATTCATGGAGGATTCTAGACGTCACTAATGACTACAACTTAACTAGGTATTCGGACGCCGTGTCATGGAGGGGAAAGACGAATTGGATTTCTTGGGATAAAAAAGAGAGAACCATGGTGTTAGTCAGTTTTGATTATACACAAGAGAGATTTGGAGTACGTATGCGTCTTCCCTATTATAGATCTGGTATTTCGACTATTTCTCTATCAGTTGTTGGAGAAGAGAAACTTTCGGTGCTATTACTACCCTCACATAGGTTGAGGAGAGAGATATGGGTAACAAATAAGATTGATGAGTGGAACAAGGTCTTCACAATGGATAAATGGAAACGTGATTGGTTGGTAAATGCCGTAAGTTTTTTGTTCGACGATGAGAAGAAAGCCTTCTTGTGTTGTGAGAGATTATATATTCCAGACCTGTGCGTTGTTGGGGAGGAGGATGAGAAATTGAAAGAATCAGGGAGGGTATACGTTGTTGGGGAGGATAAGGAAGTCAAACAAGTGAATGAAGAAGCCATAGATGTTTTTTATGATTATGTTCCAAGTTTAGTTCAAATTCTGAAGTTGAGTCAAAAGAGAAAGAGGGGTGACTAA
- the LOC106329852 gene encoding COP9 signalosome complex subunit 8-like, which produces MCFSYYLGLRQKSEEFKASCLPPFQVTSEGISFHDDWPYAIHLLGHLYVDDCDSARFLWKTIPSSVKESKPEVVAAWRIGQKLLTRDYAGVYEAIRGYDWSQETKDMVAAFSDVYRKRMFQLLMSAYSTITIRDLALFLGMTEDDATTYVVKNGWIVDTASQMVTVKKQAVKRGQKVDSSKLQRLAEDVFHLEH; this is translated from the exons ATGTGTTTTAGCTATTATCTCGGTTTACGTCAAAAGTCCGAGGAGTTCAAAGCATCATGTTTACCACCTTTTCAA GTTACTTCCGAAGGAATCTCTTTCCATGATGACTGGCCTTACGCAATCCATCTTCTGGGTCACTTGTATGTTGACGATTG TGATAGTGCACGTTTCCTCTGGAAAACGATACCTTCAAGTGTGAAGGAGAGCAAGCCTGAAGTTGTTGCTGCTTGGAGGATTGGTCAGAAGCTGTTGACACGCGACTATGCAGGTGTATATGAAGCTATTCGGGGTTATGATTGGAGTCAGGAAACTAAAGATATGGTTGCTGCATTCTCAG ATGTTTACAGAAAAAGGATGTTTCAGCTTTTGATGTCTGCCTACTCCACAATTACCATCCGTGATTTAGCTCTTTTCCTTGGGATGACAGAAGATGATGCCACAACTT ATGTTGTGAAGAATGGCTGGATAGTGGACACAGCATCTCAAATGGTGACTGTGAAGAAGCAAGCTGTTAAAAGAGGGCAAAAGGTTGATTCATCGAAGCTTCAGCGCTTGGCGGAGGATGTGTTCCACCTTGAACACTAA